The genomic window CTTTTCTCCACTCCATAACTTTCTTTCTCTGTCCACGTGTTGCTCCACCAAAGTTCCACCGGCAAGCCCGGGGCAGCAAAGTGCTCTGGTTCTTTTGTTGCGGTTGAGTTATAGGAAGATACTCATAAATCCAGGCCTTGAGGGAACAATGGAAAGCCATAATTAGTGAAGCAGATAATAAAACACCACTGATAACAATAGGAACCTATTCAGATAAAAAGCAGTACCATGAGCAAAGTTGCACTGCCGAGAAACTGTGTTGTGGCATTTGGTGTTACAGCAACAGACAATCCCCTGTACAAATGAGCAAGTGCTGCAGCCCCCCAAGCATACTCATGGATCTTCCTAAAATCCGCCAACAGTGGTAGATATCTTGGGGATACAAATCCCCTCATAGTGTCAGGAAACAAGGTGGAACCAACCAGGTATAGAAGGTATGCTCGGGTGCTATATCCAATCTCATTGACGGTTGGATTATCTGGCAGTTGATGGAATTTCCTATACAACCAAGTCAACCTGATTAAGCCACACAATTGCTCCCCATTTCCAGGGCACTCTCCTAAATAATGCAAGCACATCCGCTTCACAGCTTCATCACCAATTGGCTCTGCGGTCACCACATGACCAGTAACTGGAATGCCAAGAATGTATGAAACATCACGAAGTGATGGTGCCATTTCAAATCCCATGAAATGTGCAGTATTTGTTTCATTGTTCCATCTCTCACAAAAGGCTGTAAGCAAAGAACGATCAATGGTAAATCCAGTGGTGAGTGCAAGATGTCCAAGACCACTAGCATTAACcagttgttgttgttcatcaGTCAGAACCCATTCTTTTAGCTTCCGAGTCTGCTGGCTTGGAAGCAGAACACCATAGcgctacaaagaaaaaaaaaattgaatttctCAGTATGTAATCTCTTTAAGACACCCAAGTGAAAAGGAATAGGGAATGAGAAAGCTACATACTGTCCAAATTTGCGAGCTACCAACTGGTCTTCGgccattttccttttgttgttgtgttaTCAAACCCTGAGATGCAAGGTCCATTTTGTCctggaaaacataattgaagAAAATTGTTTTAGGTCTAATACACTGAAAAAATATCAACAGGACAAGGaatttgaataaaaatccaGTGAATAAAAGGGGAACCACTATTGAAGTTTGGAACCAGTATGATGAATGTCCAACAATAATGAAGAGGGCAACAGTTTTTTTTCTCACATCTTTAACATTTATAATGCATCTCAAAGTGATGACTGATgaccattatattcacaaacaCCATATACAGTAAAATGTTTTGACCATTCAAATCATTCAGAGTTTGCTAGGGAAGAAATATTCACGGACAGTAAAAAGGACAATCACAATAATTCAGGTAAGGTGTGCTGAGTAAATTTTGCTTTTCGACAGTTCAAGACTTCGATATAAAAACATACCaattaagaaagaaaaaacagaacTAATGCAGAATCCCAGTGTTGACTAAGGATGTGGTAGTGTTCAGCAAGTTGAGGGTGTACATATCTGAAACAAATAAGTACAGGTCAACAATATGAAGAATAGAAGCATTAGTTATGGCGTTGTTGCAAGCTAGTAccatttatatatatgtatggagAACAGTACAGCATGCAGTCACCAGTTAGTAGATACGAACCAGATGTTAGAAGGAGGGGACCATCTAGTTTAAAAGGAAGGTCACACAGTAGTCAATAATATTGTGAATGCACCAGAGATAGTTTGATGGAATTGTGACACAGCATAAGTGCAATAGGCTAATGATTGCTTTAGCAGTAAGATGGCAGTAGCAACAGTtaatacaagaaaaataaaatggaaTACAGGAGAAAAAGATAAATGCTATACGTTCATAGTTTTTCATTTTCCgttctccatttttttttaatgtgctaTTCTAAAATTTAACAATTGCAGACGCAAAAAAATGCTCACCAAGGTTGCTTGATTATCTCCAGTGTTCGACTACATAGAACCACACGGCCACTTTCTCATGTTATACCAGATACTTTTGCCCTCAAGTAATCAACGATTGAGTTCTCGTTGTACATGGCACCTCTTAGGATGCTAAAAGGCACCAATGCTTGAAGGAACCCCAACCCCCACCCAGAAAAAAGTTCAACTGTAATTACTCTTGCCAGAACTAATATTGCTCTGTCTgtagaaaaacaaaaatgagaGAACCGTTATTTGGTATATTCAGGCCGCGTTTTTACCCTCTTTTATAATACATATTCCAGGTACCCTTTAAGTTTTAAATACCACACCTTTCCATGATTAGACATGCATTAACTTTGATTTCATTTCTCCAAGCAGTATGGTTCTATAATCTCATGATAGATCCTCGTATTATTGAGTACACCTATTTtattcattaatatttaaaaaaaaaacagcataaAACCCAAAACTAAACCCTCATCATTAAAACCAGATTGCAGGTCAAAATGTAAAACAAGGAAGACCAAAAATGGAGCGTGGTCCAGTTCAACAAATTTGATAACTTTGGGAGAACAGCAAAAACGATATTTTTATTCATAATTCTGCAATATGGGGGCATCTGGCATCGAATGACCAACATCATCCTTCTCATTAAGAGCCCCTAGAGCCCTCCTGAAATACATCTTTTTTCTGGTAGTAAGCAGTAAATATTCATTTCCCAGAAAGAAATATTATAGAATCTCATTTTACTATAAGGAAACAAACACAACTAGCTGCAAATGCAAGCAAACAATCATATAATGAGGGAAACTGTATATTTTGATTACAAATATATTACATGGGATTCTCTATTGTCTATTGTATTACTTTGATTTTAATACATGCCATTTGTAGTGTTCTAAACATGTACTGCATACTGTacatattttcttcttttcagCAATAACACATTTCAAATGACTGCTGGCCAGTACCACTAAATAGGCAAATCTATGTAACTGACTAATAATTTATTACCAAAATATTAGATATTAGTTGATTAGTTCTATAGAACCACGGGCAAACATGCAGACTTTCAATCGAATCAATGACCATTGAACTAGTCCTTTGGTCAGTTTGCACATAGTCATGGTTTTAAACTTCGCTCTACAAATGCAGCTTTCATAATGTTCTAATGGCATATCCAGCAATCTGACACTATGGGGTTGGACTATACATAGACTGAGACTGTATGTCTGCTTAAGCATCTACTCCACCTCACGTCTCTCCAAAATTAACCACAAACCAACCGAACTACAGCAAATCCAGCAGGTATCACGATTCTAGCACCCTGTTAAGTACCACCAGCACTTAATCTACTAAGCGCACCCTGATTCTGCACAACATTTCGCAGGTTTCCACTCACGAAAGCCTCCTAGGGCGGCCCTACTGGTAAATCAAAGGGCAATCTTTCACATAATGCAGTTACAGGCAGCGCCTCGGATAAAAAGCATGGACGATCCACATGCAGGGAAACCTGCACGTGTGGTTCGTCCTCACACGAAAAACTAGAGACATCGGTGCATCAATGGACCAACCAAAGTCACAAACCAAGAAGCAAAATGTCGGCTGGATCTGAGAACGAGGTCTCCCTACACACCAATAGGAACGGGGtaaggacgaggaggaggcggagactAACCACTCACCGGCGAGGAGTCCGAGGACGCGCCGGTCGCCTCCGCCTTCGGCTCCGGTGGTTAGGGAGCCTTCCCCATTCCCTTCCAATGGAGGTGGGGAAGTAATCGTGGGAGAGAGGTTATCGAGCCAGAGCCCAGAGGGCACTCTTCCGCTGTCACGCGGGGCCCACTGTCCCAGGTTGGGACGTGGGACCCACCTTTCAGTGGAGCAAGGCCATTCGAGTACGACCGAGTGGTCTCGCTCGCCTAGTCGGTTGGGTCTCGGTTCGGGTGGGTTCGTCGCGCTCGCCTTCTCCTCCGAGCGAGTTCGGTTAAAACCCTAGCCTCCGCGATCCCGCGGCTACCTTTCCCTTCTTCCCCTCTCTACACACCGCCTCCGGCCGGTGAAgaggcggcggctgctgctgctgctgctgctttgcgGCGTGCGGGCGCGCACGCGCAGCTCCGACTCTCCACGCTCCGTCGTAGGATCTGAGAGGGTTGAGGGAACGCGAAGCGGGAGCCTTCCTCCCGATCCCTCCATCCCCGGGGGCGAACGATTTTGCGTGGCGTCGCGGGACTCGTCCCGGTGGCCCCACTCTCTGCTGCGGCGGAGCTAACCTCAGGTTGCTTCTTCTCTCCTTGTCGTTCTCCGGTAGGGATAAGGCGTTGTCGTTGACTCTGGCCTTAGGGTTTCAAAGCGTCCTGGGTGCTTTTCGTCGAGCTTTCATTGGGATGTTGCTATGGTTTCATCGATTGGGGTTGGATTCATAATTGGACCATGAATTGGGCGATTGGTGTGGCATAATTGGGGCTTATAGGGTCAGGTTAAGGAATTGGTGTTGTGTAAGGTTGGTACTACctccgttcttttttttttacttgtcattTAGGACAGGTCTTCAACGCATGTCTTTGACCCTTGCTTTTTCTAAGTGTTTGTTATCAAAAGTTCTAGaaaaatataatcatttgaaagtatttttcatgaaaaatctACTAGTATCATTTTCGTGTGACAAATCTCAATATTATTGTCTACATTAGCAGCCAAAGTTTATAAAGTTTGACATGTGTCCCtaaatgacatctatttgagaacggagGGAGTTTCTGCCAAAGGCGAAAATTGGGCTTCTAGGGCTAGGTTAAGGAAGTGCATGTCCGTACCCATGGTTTCTTGCATTATGATTTAGATTTTGGAGTTGTGTCCATGTATACCACCGTGCTGCTTTGGTAGTAAGTTCTTTGAGATGATTGATATATGGGTATTACCTGGCATAGATCACAGAAATTGGTGTGCATAAAATGAAAAACAGCTTCTGGTGTTGTAGCCTTTAGTTACACCTCGCCTGCGAGCAGCGTTTATATATGCTTTTGTTTTGCATGGCCTTCCTGTATGTTAACTCCGTGAGGTAGTTCAAATGAAATGTTGGACCATGGTAGTATAAAAAAATTGCTACTGTGTGATGAAATATTGAACAAAATAATTGTTAATATCGACATGCATTATTAACTCGAAAGTTACTATATGATACTTAGATTTACGCTGCAAGCAAAAGGCACTGAAAGAAGATGCCAGATCAAGGAAAGAGATTGCTTCATTTCAGAAAGCTACTTGATCAATAGTGTAAGGCTACTGTTTATGAAAAGGGTGCATAGCATATGACATTTTCAGTGCTTGAAGAAAAACAATCTGTGGTTGAATTTCTGCCATGAGCACATGGAACATGACAACTGTGCTGTCTATCTTGGTCCTTGATTCTCATGTTCTTTGTTTTAGAACTTATTTCGATCAGGCATCTTTCACTCAATTGAAGGTTACGGGTATTTACTGGTGCTCGTTTATTGTGAGATATATTTTCTACTGTTTTCCCCCTTTATTATTTCCGTTGCTGCGTTAAATAGGTTTATAAATGTAAAGTTCGATGGTAGATTTGGTAAGGTTTTctttgagaaaataaattaactATTGATGCAATGACAATTTTGGACAAATTTCTAATTTCATAATTTGTTATTAGGAAAAGTACACAACTATTGTGTTGGTTGTTAGGTGACACTAAAGTGACCTATATGCTGCTAAATTTGAAACAGAAAAtctgcatatatttttttatgttttgaaaaaaaaagatgctgAAGTCACTTCCTCTTTTGGGGATAAGCAGATCTTGTGGGGGAAGGGGCATTCTTCTTTTTTAAATTCTTTAACTTTTAACATTATGCTTGGGCTACTTTTAGATGACTCTGTGGCTATACATAGCAACAAAAGGGTTTAATATGAAATAGGGTGGAATGTGCAGTTGCTATCTTTGGAAACTGTATTTGAACTTTTGAAGTATGATCATTGCTTAGAAGTATTGGATATTCTATGATTCTATCAAAAGTATTGACAAGCCGTTGAATGAAGTGTGCTAGTAAAAAAAGCTTGAGTTGTATCCTAATGTGTATCATGTGACCAGTCACTGTATCAGCAGTTTAGTGTTGTTGCCATGCAACTTTTTGTTGACTCACACTGCCAATGATTTTGTAAAACAACTCCTGTTTAAAATGGAGTGTACGAGCAATTCCTTTCACTGTTGAGCTGTTGTTTCCTTTGTGGCCCAACCATTTTATTTTGGCATGTTAGACAACTTGCTTTTATCTGAATCTTCTATTTTCAGCCCTGACAGAAGATGTGTTGTGTGGCTATCAGGGAGGGTATCAACAAGTCTGAAGTTATTGGTGCTCTGTCAAAACCAGAAAGGAAGTATTCTTATTGAGCACTATGATCACGCAAGCCTATAAGAAGAGGAGGGCTGCTTATATAAGCAGTGGGTCAGAAGGTTCTGGTACAGATTCCGAGGTTGAGGGAAGTAAACTCGCTAAAAAATCTGAGATGACATCAATTTCTACATCAGAGCACCAACCACTCTCTAATAACATGGCTGAAAGCATGAATGTTAGCAAGACAAGGCTGTGTGGGAAAATTCTGAGGAAGCTTATGGATCACAAAGGTTGTTGGCTTTTTGATAAACCAGTCGATCCTGTTCTTTATGGGATTCCTGATTATTTTGATGTTATCCGCAATCCAATGGACTTGGGTACGGTTAAGAAGAAACTCAGAAACAAGCAATATGTTAGCACCAGTGAATTTGCAGCAGATGTGAGGCTAACATTCTCAAATGCAACGAAGTATAATCCTCCAGGAAATGATGTCCACAAAATTGCTGAACAGTTAAATAGAATATTTGAATCAGAATGGAAATCAGTGGAAAGAAAATGGAGCTACGGGAACCCAGCACAAGAGCAGCAACCAATGAAAGCGACAAAGGCTCAAGCAGCCATGAATTCAGAGTCTCTGATTCCTAGAGGATTGGTTGCACACTCAAATTCAATTGTAAAGGAGCCATTGATAAATGCAATATCCTCCAAAGTAGGATCAATACCCTATTCATTTAATGATTGTTCTTTGTAATGGCAATATCATTTTAAAGTACTGCTATCTGTTGTCCGCACAGGTCAAAATTAAATTTTCTGTGCGAGGCTCTGAGAAGACCTCTTCCAAAGGTGTGAATGATAAATCTCAATTGTTGATTTTCACCATATAGCCTATCCAATTGATGATTTTTAATACTTTGCTTCTTTTCCATTCAATGCAGATATGCATTTTCATGCAGCTAGTAGCCGAGAGTGCTATTTAGATAATTCCATCCTTTCCACCAAGGTTTTGGGCATCAGTTCCCTTATTTCTATTTTGACTTATAGTGATCTCGGTCTGATAGCGTCTTTAGTAGCTGAATGAATGTCCAATTCTCCCTCTTAAGCCATATCTTCTATCTTCAGGAGAATGCTGAAATATCAAGGGTACCATCAAATGTGAACAGCTTTGAATCAAGTATTTCAAGTGGTATGTTGATGATTCTACCTAATTTTATGATGTTATACCAGTACAAACTATCTGTTATATAACACACTTTCTTGCATTCTTAGGAAATGAATCACTGTCTTGCACATCACCTCTAGCTTCCTCCGGGCAAGGTTCTTTTGGCATATTCTATCTTTATCATATGTGTGTCTATTATGTGCCTGCTTATCTTTTGAATCCTTATTTTGTTTAGTGATAACGGTTAGGAACTTGGGGCATTATTTCTCCACATAACTGATTGCTGATGTACTGCATCTTGCGATGTAAATTCTAGGAGAGGAGAGTTATTTACACCTTGAACCTTTGTCACCAAGTAAAGCCCTTCGTATAGCAATGCTCAAGAGTCGTTTTGCTGGAACAATCGTGAAGGCGCAGCAGAATGCACTTCTGGATCATGTAATATTTCTGAATACATGCTAAATATTTTACACTACGATTAAGCTATTCTTTTGCAGAAGACATTTCTCCATGGCCATGTGGGTCTTACTGAATGCTGCCTTGATTTTCCAGGGAAAGGAAATAGATCCTGCAAAATTGAAGTTGGAAAAAGAGAGGCTTGAAAAAAGGCAGCAAGAAGGTAAGAACTTGCTCTGAGCTTCTGATAGCTGTATGTGCTGGATCTGTTTGATTGCCTCTGCCAAGTTTGGCCAGTTCAACTGTATCTTAGTATTTGTGTAAAGCTCACTTGGACTGGTCCCTTTCTCAAATGGGATAGTTAGTGAAAATGTTTTTGAACTCAATATATCCAAAATCTGCTTGACATTTTGCACTTTGAGAAACTTGGGTGTAAAAAATGATCCCCACAGTAGCTTTTGTTTGGATAGAGGGGGATTAGGACCAACTGCCCTTGGATTGGGAGGGGAAATGAACTAATTTGTTTTGCTAATCTTAGGGGACTGGTTCAAATAGCCTATCCAAACAGGGCCCTAGAGTGCCAGGTGTGCACAGTGTTTAATATAGTGTCAAGAACAGACATGGTACATAGTAATATTATGCAGAGTAATTAAAAGAAGCTAGTAAAAATGATTTTTATAGGATTTCCGATTTTAGAATAATTTCTGGAATAGTTTGGAGCTAGGTATGGATAGTGGGTCATAGACTACATATGCTGAGTTGTAACAATAGCTATAGAGCAGAGCATAGCTAGGTTAAGAGATGATGTTCCCAAATTCTATGGAACCTCCCAACCTTGACGATTAGCGAGGAAATAGCTTTTTTCTTTAAGTTACCATTATGTCGAGTTAGCTGCCATGGTGAAATTGGTAGACACGCTGCTCTTAAAAAGCAGTGCTTATGCGTCTCGGTTCAAGTCCGAGTGGTGGCATTCTCGAAGAACAATAAAATCGGATAGAAAATGATTTCAGTTTGACTCAGCTTTCTCTAGCTACTAACCGTAGACGGCTTAATCTCTAGCAAGTTTTTGGCAATAGCTAGCTATCATTGGGATCCGGCTAGGTACTAATTACTTATGGCATGCTAGAAATTGTAGGGGAAACAAGTTTTATGCTCAAGGAGGTGTGGTTTGTTAGTGAAAGTTTGTTTGAGGAGGTGAGTTGGTTTGGGAAGTTACTCTTTGACTTTCTACAATAATTCTTGGAACTTAACAGATAATTGGTTAAGAATGCTTTTCTTTGGCTTTATTCAAAAGTCTTTGATATGCTTGATTAGATACATGTATTTGTTAAGATTGTATATGTATATTGCATTGGGGCATTTCTATCTTTTCTCGCCCTGATACATGTTTATATATTGGTCAGTTGGTCGAAAACCCTAACCCAAATTTTCTCTCTCCCCTTACGCTGTCGTCGCTCTACGATTGCTGACCTACCTTTTCCCCTCACCCCTCATTAATGACACCGCCTAGATCTAGTTAACTACCAACTATCTTGTGGCCATTGTTGCCTACTCAGGATAGGGGGTTTCTGCACTCTCCTAGTCTCACTACGTTGAGTAGCGGCATGTTTCTTGACCTGTGCTGCTGCTACACCTCAGAGATGGTCAATGGCTCGCTTCAATGTATGTTTTAGTTGTACATTGTTAGTCACCATCGGCTCTTTCCCGCCCCCTGTGGATGCTGATTTTGACGAGACAATATTTTGTCTCCGGTGTCTTTGTTGTTTTGCATCTTTAGTCAAGTTCGATGGGACGAGCTAAGAGGAGTGTGCCATTCACTTGAACATTCTCATCAGTAGCAATTATCTTTAGGGGCTCCTCACAGGCAAACAACCTTGTCTGCCTTGTTCTGCTTGGCTAGtggatgatgttgatgttgatcAGGCTGCTAATGCTGCCACCGCCCATACTTAGTTTAAGGATGCTTTTGAGTTGTCGTTAAGGATGATTTTGAGCTATATCAATATGAGCTTCACGATACGAGAGATGGTAGACTCATGAAGCATGTGTTGTTGCCACTTTAATGAATAGCATGACCCTCGCCATCCTCATGGACATCATGGAGCTCTTGATTTCTTAGCAGATTTAGGAATACCTCCACAAGAACTACGTGCTGCGAAGTGTTGCCCTTTATCATTCTATGATGCATCAGGCACACCCTCTCCAACAACACGATGCCTATATTGATGAGTTCTATTAGCAACACATTGTCTTGTGGCCTAGCTTGTAATGTCTCCCACACATGTCCCTGTTGCCTTCAAAGTTGTGCTCATCATGGGACTCATTGTCTCTATTACTTCCTCACTTGACTCCTCTAGTTTGAGCCAGTTTGTACCATGCTTCTAGCTCGCTCAACACCCATCCTTGGTAGGGGCTCTCACTGCAGTTCAAGCTGATGAGACTCATCTTTGTGGCAATACTCAATATTCGTTGGTAGTTGTCTTGGCTACTCCGGTACTCTTGTGCCTACTCCGTGTACGTCTACGGTTGCACCTGCAATGGCGCCAGTTGTTGGTTGTTGGCTCTATAGCTAGACTTCTGTGCACTTGGTGCCACTGTGACAGCCACATGTACCAATAGTGCTTCGGCAAGAAGAAGCTCCATGACCGTAAAGGTCATCCACCCCATGGCACTTCTGGACCATAGTCACAGGGATCGGGGTCGAAGGTGTGTTCCATGACCCTGGGACA from Phragmites australis chromosome 14, lpPhrAust1.1, whole genome shotgun sequence includes these protein-coding regions:
- the LOC133891098 gene encoding transcription factor GTE9-like, giving the protein MITQAYKKRRAAYISSGSEGSGTDSEVEGSKLAKKSEMTSISTSEHQPLSNNMAESMNVSKTRLCGKILRKLMDHKGCWLFDKPVDPVLYGIPDYFDVIRNPMDLGTVKKKLRNKQYVSTSEFAADVRLTFSNATKYNPPGNDVHKIAEQLNRIFESEWKSVERKWSYGNPAQEQQPMKATKAQAAMNSESLIPRGLVAHSNSIVKEPLINAISSKVKIKFSVRGSEKTSSKDMHFHAASSRECYLDNSILSTKENAEISRVPSNVNSFESSISSGNESLSCTSPLASSGQGEESYLHLEPLSPSKALRIAMLKSRFAGTIVKAQQNALLDHGKEIDPAKLKLEKERLEKRQQEEKARIEAQVKAAEAAAQLKLKEEMRMKREQERKAARLALHMMKKTVDIDNSDFLKDLENLCQKWQLNPPSKLIVDFVNGIELPAGLRSPLEALGLFMKNDLEEEVEHEMENSISPFPNTNVEEGEINYCQ